The following proteins come from a genomic window of Perognathus longimembris pacificus isolate PPM17 chromosome 12, ASM2315922v1, whole genome shotgun sequence:
- the Oprk1 gene encoding kappa-type opioid receptor — MDSPVQIFRDTPGPNCPPSACLIPNGSAWFPGWAESNNNGSAHSEDAPLESAHISQAISVIITAIYSVVFVVGLVGNSLVMFVIIRYTKMKTATNIYIFNLALADALVTTTMPFQSTVYLMNSWPFGDVLCKIVISIDYYNMFTSIFTLTMMSVDRYIAVCHPVKALDFRTPLKAKIINICIWLLSSSVGISALVLGGTKVREDLDIIECILQFPDDDYYWWDLFMKICVFVFAFVIPVLIIIVCYTLMILRLKSVRLLSGSREKDRNLRRITKLVLVVVAVFIICWTPIHIFILVEALGSTSHSTAILSSYYFCIALGYTNSSLNPILYAFLDENFKRCFRDFCFPLKMRMERQSTSRVRNTVQDPAYMRDVDGMNKPV, encoded by the exons ATGGACTCCCCCGTCCAGATCTTCCGCGACACGCCAGGCCCCAACTGCCCCCCGAGTGCCTGCCTGATCCCCAATGGCAGCGCTTGGTTCCCAGGGTGGGCCGAGTCCAACAACAACGGCAGCGCCCACTCGGAAGACGCGCCACTGGAGTCGGCGCACATCTCCCAGGCCATCTCCGTGATCATCACCGCGATCTACTCCGTGGTGTTCGTCGTGGGCTTGGTGGGAAACTCGCTGGTCATGTTCGTGATCATCCG ATATACAAAGATGAAGACAGCAACTAACATCTACATATTTAACCTGGCCTTGGCTGATGCTCTAGTTACTACCACCATGCCCTTCCAAAGCACTGTCTACCTGATGAATTCCTGGCCATTTGGGGATGTTCTATGCAAGATTGTCATTTCCATTGACTACTACAACATGTTCACCAGTATATTCACCCTGACCATGATGAGTGTGGACCGCTACATTGCTGTGTGCCATCCTGTGAAGGCTTTGGACTTTCGTACGCCCTTGAAGGCAAAAATCATTAATATCTGTATTTGGCTTCTGTCATCTTCTGTTGGTATATCTGCATTAGTCCTTGGAGGTACCAAAGTCAGGGAAG ATTTGGATATCATCGAATGCATCTTGCAGTTCCCTGACGATGATTACTATTGGTGGGACCTCTTCATGAAGATCTGTGTCTTCGTCTTTGCCTTTGTGATCCCTGTCCTCATTATTATCGTCTGCTACACCCTCATGATCCTCCGCCTGAAGAGCGTTCGACTCCTGTCAGGCTCTCGAGAGAAAGATCGAAACCTCCGCCGGATCACTAAGCTGGtactggtggtggtggcagtcTTTATCATCTGTTGGACCCCGATTCACATCTTCATCCTCGTAGAGGCCCTGGGAAGCACCTCCCACAGTACAGCTATTCTCTCCAGCTACTACTTCTGCATTGCCTTGGGATACACTAACAGCAGCCTAAATCCCATTCTCTATGCCTTCCTTGATGAAAACTTCAAGCGGTGTTTTAGGGACTTCTGTTTCCCCCTTAAGATGAGGATGGAGCGGCAGAGCACTAGCAGAGTCAGAAATACAGTTCAGGATCCTGCTTACATGAGAGATGTGGATGGGATGAATAAGCCAGTATGA